From a single Anomaloglossus baeobatrachus isolate aAnoBae1 chromosome 4, aAnoBae1.hap1, whole genome shotgun sequence genomic region:
- the YIPF2 gene encoding protein YIPF2 isoform X2: protein MGGDSEEEGETDQAELLAPQKKTSGFWTFQYYQDLYDVDTSQVLDRIRASFVPMPGKNFVRHHLRNNPDLYGPFWICATLVITVTVVGNLATFIQMHGHPDYNYSPQFHKVTVAGIVIYSYAWLVPLALWGFLQWRKGVSSVVGTYSFMETVCVYGYSLSAYIPSTVLCVLPYEIFRWIILLVAMCLSGFVLVLAFWPQVRKDNKMVAIGMLASMALLHVLLAIGCKEYFFQRPEAALVPSAPIVPTPTKGHITTHKV from the exons ATGGGAGGTGACAGCGAGGAGGAGGGCGAGACGGATCAGGCCGAG CTCCTCGCACCTCAGAAGAAAACCTCAGGTTTCTGGACCTTCCAGTACTACCAGGACCTCTATGATGTAGACACTTCCCAG GTCCTGGACAGGATCCGAGCTTCCTTCGTACCGATGCCTGGAAAGAACTTTGTTAGACATCACCTCCGAAACAATCCAGATCTGTACG GACCGTTTTGGATTTGCGCCACACTGGTGATCACCGTCACGGTGGTGGGGAACCTGGCTACATTCATTCAGATGCACGGCCATCCAGACTACAACTACAGCCCTCAGTTTCACAAAG TTACGGTGGCCGGCATCGTCATATACAGCTATGCCTGGTTGGTGCCTTTAGCACTCTGGGGGTTTCTTCAGTGGAGGAAAGGGGTGAGCTCAGTGGTGGGCACCTACAGCTTCATGGAGACCGTTTGTGTCTATGGATACTCCCTGTCTGCATACATTCCTTCCACA GTTCTTTGTGTGCTTCCTTACGAGATATTCCGCTGGATCATCCTCCTGGTGGCAATGTGTCTCTCTGGCTTCGTTCTCGTTCTTGCTTTCTGGCCGCAGGTTCGCAAGGATAATAAAATGGTGGCTATTGGCATGCTAGCGAGCATGGCACTGCTGCACGTGCTCCTGGCCATAGGCTGCAAG gAATATTTTTTCCAGAGACCGGAAGCTGCCCTCGTCCCGTCCGCACCGATCGTCCCTACACCGACCAAGGGTCACATCACGACGCACAAGGTTTAA
- the YIPF2 gene encoding protein YIPF2 isoform X1, translating into MASADQLQFQEFDEAADLLAETPNATTKSVSDEGRPQHATLQMGGDSEEEGETDQAELLAPQKKTSGFWTFQYYQDLYDVDTSQVLDRIRASFVPMPGKNFVRHHLRNNPDLYGPFWICATLVITVTVVGNLATFIQMHGHPDYNYSPQFHKVTVAGIVIYSYAWLVPLALWGFLQWRKGVSSVVGTYSFMETVCVYGYSLSAYIPSTVLCVLPYEIFRWIILLVAMCLSGFVLVLAFWPQVRKDNKMVAIGMLASMALLHVLLAIGCKEYFFQRPEAALVPSAPIVPTPTKGHITTHKV; encoded by the exons AGTTTGATGAAGCCGCTGACCTTCTCGCAGAAACTCCTAATGCTACAACGAAAAGTGTGAGCGATGAAGGAAGACCCCAGCACGCCACGCTACAGATGGGAGGTGACAGCGAGGAGGAGGGCGAGACGGATCAGGCCGAG CTCCTCGCACCTCAGAAGAAAACCTCAGGTTTCTGGACCTTCCAGTACTACCAGGACCTCTATGATGTAGACACTTCCCAG GTCCTGGACAGGATCCGAGCTTCCTTCGTACCGATGCCTGGAAAGAACTTTGTTAGACATCACCTCCGAAACAATCCAGATCTGTACG GACCGTTTTGGATTTGCGCCACACTGGTGATCACCGTCACGGTGGTGGGGAACCTGGCTACATTCATTCAGATGCACGGCCATCCAGACTACAACTACAGCCCTCAGTTTCACAAAG TTACGGTGGCCGGCATCGTCATATACAGCTATGCCTGGTTGGTGCCTTTAGCACTCTGGGGGTTTCTTCAGTGGAGGAAAGGGGTGAGCTCAGTGGTGGGCACCTACAGCTTCATGGAGACCGTTTGTGTCTATGGATACTCCCTGTCTGCATACATTCCTTCCACA GTTCTTTGTGTGCTTCCTTACGAGATATTCCGCTGGATCATCCTCCTGGTGGCAATGTGTCTCTCTGGCTTCGTTCTCGTTCTTGCTTTCTGGCCGCAGGTTCGCAAGGATAATAAAATGGTGGCTATTGGCATGCTAGCGAGCATGGCACTGCTGCACGTGCTCCTGGCCATAGGCTGCAAG gAATATTTTTTCCAGAGACCGGAAGCTGCCCTCGTCCCGTCCGCACCGATCGTCCCTACACCGACCAAGGGTCACATCACGACGCACAAGGTTTAA